A genomic stretch from Xiphophorus maculatus strain JP 163 A chromosome 16, X_maculatus-5.0-male, whole genome shotgun sequence includes:
- the limd2 gene encoding LIM domain-containing protein 2 yields the protein MDTRSNTEDKSVQRSKSFSFKTQKEVCATCEKTVYPMERLVANNLVFHSACFCCKHCKAKLSLGSFAALQGEFYCKPHFQQLFKSKGNYDEGFGRKQHKELWASKESDNITKSP from the exons GACACCAGATCCAACACTGAAGATAAATCTGTCCAGCGATCAAAG TCTTTCAGCTTTAAGACCCAAAAGGAAGTGTGTGCAACATGTGAGAAGACAGTCTACCCAATGGAGAGATTGGTTGCCAACAACCTGGTTTTCCATTCAGCATGCTTCTGCTGCAAGCACTGCAAAGCCAAGCTCAG cctcgGCTCCTTCGCAGCTCTTCAGGGCGAGTTTTACTGCAAGCCCCACTTCCAGCAGCTTTTCAAAAGCAAAGGCAACTACGACGAGGGTTTCGGACGCAAGCAGCACAAAGAGCTCTGGGCTTCCAAGGAGTCAGATAACATCACAAAGTCGCCATGA